A single region of the Fimbriimonadaceae bacterium genome encodes:
- a CDS encoding KpsF/GutQ family sugar-phosphate isomerase, whose product MSLEVMRGALVQEADAIRYLAEHLDETHAKAVEWILTCTGRVITCGVGKSGHIARKTAGTLSSTGTPSLFLHASEAVHGDLGMVTANDVVLLYSHSGETGEILDLFVPLKAIGAKTILITGRPDSSCGRQADLAISTLVTEEACPNNLAPTTSTTAMMALSDALAVAVMKERQFTAEDFAKFHPSGTLGKRLLLRVCDVMRTGHDLALVQPETPILEVMQAITKAGAGAACVVNEEGKFEGIISDGDLRRHFIKATDPFEAKAWELMTITASTITPELLAVEALEVFQNLPVPKKIGEIPVLDGKKVVGLLMLKDLMRSGIV is encoded by the coding sequence ATGAGCCTGGAAGTGATGCGCGGTGCGCTGGTGCAAGAAGCGGATGCGATCCGCTACCTCGCCGAGCATCTCGACGAAACCCACGCCAAAGCCGTCGAGTGGATTCTCACCTGCACAGGCCGCGTGATCACGTGCGGGGTAGGGAAGTCTGGGCACATCGCTCGAAAGACAGCCGGGACGCTCAGCAGCACAGGAACCCCCAGCCTCTTTCTTCACGCCTCCGAGGCCGTGCATGGCGACCTCGGCATGGTCACAGCCAACGATGTCGTCCTGCTCTACAGCCACAGTGGCGAGACCGGCGAAATTCTTGATCTTTTTGTGCCCCTCAAGGCTATCGGCGCGAAAACGATCTTGATCACCGGAAGGCCAGACAGCAGTTGCGGGCGACAGGCCGATCTGGCCATCAGCACGCTCGTCACTGAAGAGGCTTGCCCAAACAACCTCGCCCCGACCACCAGCACAACCGCGATGATGGCCCTCAGCGATGCCCTTGCCGTCGCGGTGATGAAGGAACGACAGTTCACAGCCGAAGACTTCGCAAAGTTCCACCCATCGGGAACGCTCGGAAAACGGCTATTGCTGCGAGTCTGCGATGTCATGCGAACGGGCCACGATCTGGCTCTCGTCCAGCCCGAAACCCCGATCCTTGAGGTGATGCAAGCCATTACCAAAGCAGGGGCCGGTGCGGCTTGTGTTGTGAACGAAGAGGGCAAATTTGAGGGGATCATCAGCGATGGCGACCTGCGAAGACACTTTATCAAGGCCACTGACCCCTTTGAAGCCAAAGCGTGGGAGCTGATGACGATTACCGCTTCGACCATCACGCCAGAGCTGCTGGCTGTTGAAGCCCTTGAGGTCTTCCAAAATCTGCCCGTACCCAAGAAGATCGGTGAGATTCCGGTGCTTGATGGCAAAAAAGTCGTTGGGCTTTTGATGCTCAAAGACCTTATGCGCTCCGGCATTGTCTGA
- the rocF gene encoding arginase: protein MIEIIGAPFDLCGKRLGSRLGPDAVRLAGLSQSLTSLGKTVKDRGNIKVGSEATAKGGIRNFDPAMKCYEKLKSEVSSSIKRGALPIVIGGDHSIAIGSVSGAMEAYGDDLAVLWVDAHADLNTIGTSWSGSLHGMPFGALFGMESGATGLRDRQWSKLTKEIVPANRLCQDHVAWVGLRDVDKAEKEALKSLKGGYTATMFDIDSRGLVTVLEEFHGWMAKRKAKKLWISFDVDVLDPILAPGTGTAVRGGLNYREMHLMAELLCAFLGSPKTTYQLAGVELVEVNPLIDSNNVTAITAVEFLGSLFGKRILQ from the coding sequence GTGATCGAAATCATTGGCGCACCATTCGACCTCTGCGGAAAGCGTTTGGGCAGTCGTCTTGGCCCGGATGCTGTCCGCCTTGCGGGACTTTCGCAAAGCCTCACCTCTCTCGGGAAGACTGTGAAGGATAGAGGCAACATCAAGGTTGGAAGCGAGGCGACAGCCAAGGGAGGAATTCGCAATTTCGATCCTGCGATGAAGTGCTATGAGAAGCTCAAGTCGGAGGTTTCGTCGTCAATCAAGAGAGGGGCGTTGCCCATCGTCATCGGCGGAGACCACTCAATCGCAATCGGTTCGGTTTCTGGTGCGATGGAGGCGTACGGTGATGACCTCGCCGTGCTTTGGGTAGATGCCCACGCCGACCTAAACACCATCGGTACTTCTTGGAGTGGCAGCCTACATGGCATGCCGTTTGGAGCTTTGTTTGGGATGGAATCCGGAGCAACCGGGCTCCGTGATCGCCAATGGTCCAAGCTGACCAAGGAGATCGTCCCCGCAAACCGCCTTTGTCAAGATCACGTCGCTTGGGTGGGACTGCGCGACGTAGACAAGGCCGAAAAAGAGGCCTTGAAATCCTTAAAGGGTGGCTATACGGCCACGATGTTCGACATCGACTCGCGTGGGCTTGTCACCGTGTTGGAAGAGTTTCACGGGTGGATGGCAAAACGCAAAGCCAAGAAGCTTTGGATCAGTTTCGACGTCGACGTGCTTGACCCAATCCTCGCCCCTGGAACAGGAACAGCAGTCCGCGGTGGCCTGAACTATCGAGAGATGCACCTGATGGCCGAACTGCTTTGCGCGTTCCTCGGCAGCCCAAAAACCACTTACCAACTCGCTGGAGTTGAGCTCGTTGAAGTGAACCCCTTGATCGACTCCAACAATGTGACCGCGATCACCGCCGTCGAATTCCTGGGGTCCCTTTTCGGCAAGCGAATCCTGCAGTAA
- the pdxT gene encoding pyridoxal 5'-phosphate synthase glutaminase subunit PdxT — translation MPTAVGVLAVQGDYDKHVNAIRRCDPDIEILEVRSTEDLAQVGRLIIPGGESTTVGLLLERFGLGQAIREAASDGMPIWGTCMGMILMAESVAGRDQYRLGLLDITVERNAFGAQVHSFEAPVEMSGFDEPVLGVFIRAPIVTRLGGGVEELARMDDKVVAVRHGRLLGTSFHPELTDDIRLHEWFLGF, via the coding sequence ATGCCCACAGCGGTCGGCGTTCTTGCCGTTCAAGGCGACTATGACAAGCATGTCAACGCCATCCGAAGGTGCGACCCGGACATCGAGATCCTTGAAGTCCGCTCGACCGAGGATCTCGCTCAAGTCGGCCGGCTGATCATCCCTGGCGGTGAATCTACAACGGTCGGTCTGTTGCTTGAGCGCTTCGGCCTTGGACAAGCCATCCGAGAAGCCGCAAGTGACGGAATGCCTATTTGGGGCACTTGTATGGGGATGATTCTGATGGCCGAGAGTGTGGCTGGAAGGGACCAATACCGGCTTGGCTTGCTTGATATCACCGTTGAGAGAAATGCCTTCGGCGCACAGGTCCACAGTTTTGAGGCGCCGGTTGAGATGTCGGGATTTGACGAACCTGTCTTAGGAGTGTTTATCCGCGCCCCAATCGTGACCCGGCTGGGTGGTGGGGTTGAGGAGCTTGCACGAATGGACGATAAGGTCGTTGCAGTTCGGCACGGACGGCTACTCGGAACCTCGTTCCATCCTGAGCTAACCGACGACATCCGTCTCCATGAGTGGTTCTTGGGATTCTAG
- a CDS encoding VOC family protein, with protein sequence MSTASQPNTLSHFAINVEDCDRAIAFYKAVFGWQFSAWGPPGFFLTNVGDLHAAIQKRQDEPFPTHIGNFECTIAVDDVDRVAALIEKSGGSITMPKVTIPSVCDIARVVDCEGNTFSIAKYL encoded by the coding sequence ATGTCTACCGCGAGTCAACCCAACACCCTTTCCCACTTCGCGATTAACGTTGAAGATTGCGACCGAGCGATTGCTTTCTACAAAGCCGTGTTCGGATGGCAGTTCTCGGCATGGGGGCCACCCGGGTTCTTTCTCACCAACGTCGGCGACCTTCATGCTGCGATTCAAAAACGCCAAGACGAGCCGTTCCCGACTCACATCGGCAACTTTGAATGTACGATCGCGGTGGATGATGTTGATCGGGTCGCCGCGCTCATTGAGAAGAGCGGTGGGAGCATCACGATGCCGAAGGTCACCATCCCCTCGGTTTGCGATATCGCCCGAGTCGTTGACTGTGAAGGAAATACCTTCAGCATTGCGAAGTATCTGTAA
- a CDS encoding DUF1801 domain-containing protein, with translation MNSKSLPESPEYVEFLSPYPEPTRILARGLRKRLLELLPSCIETVWDATNAVGVAFGFTEHNADHFIHLPVYTKHVNIGFSHGAQFNDPEGRLCGNGSRIRHIRLNRLEDLDDPYLHDLIRQAHESAVQSDEPVQPRTIIRVMEGPKRRPRPEK, from the coding sequence ATGAACTCGAAATCATTGCCCGAGTCGCCTGAATACGTCGAGTTTCTGTCGCCTTATCCAGAACCCACAAGGATCCTTGCAAGGGGGTTGCGAAAGCGGCTTCTTGAACTTCTTCCCTCGTGTATCGAGACCGTTTGGGATGCAACGAATGCAGTTGGGGTTGCTTTCGGATTTACTGAACACAATGCAGACCACTTCATTCATCTGCCTGTCTATACGAAGCATGTGAATATCGGCTTTTCACACGGGGCACAGTTCAATGACCCCGAAGGCAGGCTGTGCGGCAATGGAAGCAGAATCCGTCATATTCGACTTAACCGGCTCGAAGACCTCGACGATCCTTACCTGCACGACTTGATTCGCCAAGCGCACGAAAGTGCGGTGCAAAGCGACGAACCGGTCCAACCACGCACTATTATTCGGGTGATGGAGGGTCCAAAACGCAGGCCGAGGCCTGAAAAGTAG